The Etheostoma cragini isolate CJK2018 chromosome 15, CSU_Ecrag_1.0, whole genome shotgun sequence genome window below encodes:
- the LOC117958479 gene encoding jupiter microtubule associated homolog 1-like — protein MTTTTTYKGMEPGSKSSSRVLRPPGGTSSISFGTDDNSTPRKDKMASNIFAEPEDPHAHRRNNPPTGAAAGTICGEPSAPLRRCQQPLLFPKNPEPELTTIHNSGAALVWNQRREVVNGQEPANDECPNNGEVEQEEPEQHKETTEPAAPSGGANAAAAGRRNPPGGKSSLILG, from the exons ATGACGACGACAACCACCTATAAAGGAATGGAACCTGGTTCTAAAAGCAGTTCCAG GGTACTACGACCGCCGGGCGGAACTTCCAGCATCTCCTTTGGCACAGATGACAACTCAACCCCCCGCAAGGACAAGATGGCCTCCAACATCTTTGCAGAACCTGAGGACCCCCATGCTCATCGGAGGAACAATCCACCCA CTGGGGCAGCCGCAGGAACCATCTGTGGGGAGCCCTCAGCTCCACTTAGACGATGCCAGCAGCCTCTTCTCTTTCCTAAGAACCCTGAACCGGAACTGACCACTATCCACAACTCGGGGGCAGCCTTGGTCTGGAACCAGAGACGAGAG GTTGTGAATGGCCAAGAACCAGCAAATGATG AGTGTCCTAACAATGGGGAGGTGGAGCAAGAGGAGCCAGAGCAGCACAAGGAGACAACAGAGCCCGCTGCCCCGTCGGGAGGTGCCAACGCTGCCGCCGCCGGCCGGAGAAACCCACCTGGTGGCAAGTCCAGCCTCATCCTGGGTTGA